From one Labeo rohita strain BAU-BD-2019 chromosome 8, IGBB_LRoh.1.0, whole genome shotgun sequence genomic stretch:
- the ccdc120a gene encoding coiled-coil domain-containing protein 120 isoform X1, giving the protein MEVKGHLITGPELQAAMDSKQRAERMVELQERRRSLQTLLNTRIAELKRVCLQEAELTGEVPHDYPLETGEKVPHVRRRAGLSRSGSKHNTKNEEEDVSQRKTKKTLFSGALRRHADSEQHPPHSKRTVHRGCHTDNAVKSESSSTSDSTNQDTEDASDGLSPSQPRLVSGSPDNRFSRKLSPVEIYYEMKTRRNSVASSASPSHSLPRSVSNLEGRSVPATPLLSRNGIAGVHIRSESSSGTAAVKQWSDNPEASHQVPLQSQEGSSSGSYEQGHRRSNSSETLLDRHGTAAEDGGQRSGMPVRNGPYKSSEAIMDTTLKQAQRSSPERQVNGHTELARVRSTSGGRGTNGGGGYSEILMDYVWGKQQKMQAQQQQRLQVQSNAKSRPWPDGPSAPPPPYRNGFPQSQQLILASGPPAYSPLMLRGKPGEPRRVKVSRTKSCGPFVPSQQHQQESILLSAYTETTTSNGTAVNAAHNQQVEHPHRPPHYPLDSSAPTTPDDPTRSLHKALALEGLRDWYLRNALGQTANGGKGKDGTQTQRRRTTSSLHNSQPHPPLKHQPQSFQTDTSYPHMPQSATFHGHPLHGRSMELSLYQDTFSSKMQDMTLTESSADRPTPGTLV; this is encoded by the exons GCGGAGCGGATGGTGGAGCTGCAGGAGCGCCGGAGGAGTCTTCAGACGCTGCTCAACACTCGAATAGCAGAACTCAAACGCGTGTGTCTGCAGGAAGCG GAATTGACGGGTGAAGTTCCTCATGACTATCCTTTGGAAACCGGAGAGAAAGTCCCTCATGTGCGGCGCAGGGCTGGTCTGTCCCGCAGCGGGTCCAAACATAACACAAAAAATGAG GAAGAGGACGTCTCTCAGCGCAAGACAAAGAAAACTCTGTTCAGCGGCGCCCTCCGCAGGCACGCCGATTCAGAACAGCATCCTCCACACAGCAAACGAACGGTTCACAGAGGATGCCACACAG ATAACGCGGTGAAGTCAGAGAGCAGCTCCACCTCAGATTCCACCAATCAGGACACTG aAGATGCCTCTGACGGCCTGTCGCCCTCACAGCCCCGGCTGGTCTCGGGGAGCCCAGACAACAGGTTTTCTCGAAAACTCTCCCCCGTGGAGATCTATTACGAGATGAAAACACGCCGCAACTCTGTGGCCAGCTCAGCCAG CCCGAGTCACTCTCTTCCACGAAGTGTGTCGAATCTGGAAGGTAGAAGTGTCCCGGCAACTCCGCTCCTGTCCCGCAATGGCATAGCAGGAGTGCACATCAG GTCAGAATCATCCAGCGGCACCGCTGCCGTGAAGCAGTGGTCAGACAATCCCGAGGCGTCCCATCAGGTGCCTCTGCAGTCTCAGGAGGGGTCGTCCTCAGGGTCCTACGAGCAAGGGCACAGACGTAGCAATAGCTCCGAGACGTTACTCGACCGGCACGGCACCGCGGCGGAAGAcggaggtcaaaggtcaggcATGCCTGTACGAAACGGCCCGTACAAGAGCTCAGAAGCCATCATGGACACGACTTTAAAACAGGCGCAGCGGAGCAGCCCCGAACGGCAGGTAAACGGGCACACGGAACTGGCCCGTGTTCGCTCGACCTCGGGAGGTCGAGGAACGAACGGAGGTGGCGGTTACAGTGAAATCCTCATGGATTATGTGTGGGGGAAGCAGCAGAAGATGCAAGCTCAGCAACAACAAAGACTGCAGGTGCAAAGCAATGCAAAATCCCGTCCGTGGCCCGACGGTCCCAGTGCTCCTCCGCCTCCCTACAGGAACGGCTTTCCCCAGTCGCAGCAGCTTATCCTGGCCAGCGGCCCTCCGGCCTACAGCCCTCTCATGCTGAGAGGGAAACCCGGCGAGCCACGGAGGGTCAAAGTGTCTCGCACCAAATCCTGCGGCCCGTTCGTTCCCTCACAGCAGCACCAGCAAGAGTCCATCCTGCTCTCTGCCTACACCGAAACCACCACCTCCAATGGGACCGCCGTTAATGCCGCGCATAACCAGCAGGTCGAGCACCCACACAGACCGCCCCATTACCCTCTCGACTCCTCCGCACCCACCACCCCGGACGACCCCACGCGCAGCCTGCATAAGGCCCTGGCGCTGGAGGGGTTGAGAGACTGGTATCTGCGGAACGCGCTGGGGCAGACGGCCAACGGAGGGAAGGGTAAAGACGGGACGCAGACTCAGCGCAGGCGTACCACGTCCTCTCTGCACAACTCACAGCCCCATCCGCCCCTCAAACACCAGCCACAGTCTTTCCAAACAGACACGTCGTATCCACACATGCCCCAGTCTGCCACGTTTCATGGACACCCTCTACACGGCAG GTCGATGGA
- the ccdc120a gene encoding coiled-coil domain-containing protein 120 isoform X2 has protein sequence MDSKQRAERMVELQERRRSLQTLLNTRIAELKRVCLQEAELTGEVPHDYPLETGEKVPHVRRRAGLSRSGSKHNTKNEEEDVSQRKTKKTLFSGALRRHADSEQHPPHSKRTVHRGCHTDNAVKSESSSTSDSTNQDTEDASDGLSPSQPRLVSGSPDNRFSRKLSPVEIYYEMKTRRNSVASSASPSHSLPRSVSNLEGRSVPATPLLSRNGIAGVHIRSESSSGTAAVKQWSDNPEASHQVPLQSQEGSSSGSYEQGHRRSNSSETLLDRHGTAAEDGGQRSGMPVRNGPYKSSEAIMDTTLKQAQRSSPERQVNGHTELARVRSTSGGRGTNGGGGYSEILMDYVWGKQQKMQAQQQQRLQVQSNAKSRPWPDGPSAPPPPYRNGFPQSQQLILASGPPAYSPLMLRGKPGEPRRVKVSRTKSCGPFVPSQQHQQESILLSAYTETTTSNGTAVNAAHNQQVEHPHRPPHYPLDSSAPTTPDDPTRSLHKALALEGLRDWYLRNALGQTANGGKGKDGTQTQRRRTTSSLHNSQPHPPLKHQPQSFQTDTSYPHMPQSATFHGHPLHGRSMELSLYQDTFSSKMQDMTLTESSADRPTPGTLV, from the exons GCGGAGCGGATGGTGGAGCTGCAGGAGCGCCGGAGGAGTCTTCAGACGCTGCTCAACACTCGAATAGCAGAACTCAAACGCGTGTGTCTGCAGGAAGCG GAATTGACGGGTGAAGTTCCTCATGACTATCCTTTGGAAACCGGAGAGAAAGTCCCTCATGTGCGGCGCAGGGCTGGTCTGTCCCGCAGCGGGTCCAAACATAACACAAAAAATGAG GAAGAGGACGTCTCTCAGCGCAAGACAAAGAAAACTCTGTTCAGCGGCGCCCTCCGCAGGCACGCCGATTCAGAACAGCATCCTCCACACAGCAAACGAACGGTTCACAGAGGATGCCACACAG ATAACGCGGTGAAGTCAGAGAGCAGCTCCACCTCAGATTCCACCAATCAGGACACTG aAGATGCCTCTGACGGCCTGTCGCCCTCACAGCCCCGGCTGGTCTCGGGGAGCCCAGACAACAGGTTTTCTCGAAAACTCTCCCCCGTGGAGATCTATTACGAGATGAAAACACGCCGCAACTCTGTGGCCAGCTCAGCCAG CCCGAGTCACTCTCTTCCACGAAGTGTGTCGAATCTGGAAGGTAGAAGTGTCCCGGCAACTCCGCTCCTGTCCCGCAATGGCATAGCAGGAGTGCACATCAG GTCAGAATCATCCAGCGGCACCGCTGCCGTGAAGCAGTGGTCAGACAATCCCGAGGCGTCCCATCAGGTGCCTCTGCAGTCTCAGGAGGGGTCGTCCTCAGGGTCCTACGAGCAAGGGCACAGACGTAGCAATAGCTCCGAGACGTTACTCGACCGGCACGGCACCGCGGCGGAAGAcggaggtcaaaggtcaggcATGCCTGTACGAAACGGCCCGTACAAGAGCTCAGAAGCCATCATGGACACGACTTTAAAACAGGCGCAGCGGAGCAGCCCCGAACGGCAGGTAAACGGGCACACGGAACTGGCCCGTGTTCGCTCGACCTCGGGAGGTCGAGGAACGAACGGAGGTGGCGGTTACAGTGAAATCCTCATGGATTATGTGTGGGGGAAGCAGCAGAAGATGCAAGCTCAGCAACAACAAAGACTGCAGGTGCAAAGCAATGCAAAATCCCGTCCGTGGCCCGACGGTCCCAGTGCTCCTCCGCCTCCCTACAGGAACGGCTTTCCCCAGTCGCAGCAGCTTATCCTGGCCAGCGGCCCTCCGGCCTACAGCCCTCTCATGCTGAGAGGGAAACCCGGCGAGCCACGGAGGGTCAAAGTGTCTCGCACCAAATCCTGCGGCCCGTTCGTTCCCTCACAGCAGCACCAGCAAGAGTCCATCCTGCTCTCTGCCTACACCGAAACCACCACCTCCAATGGGACCGCCGTTAATGCCGCGCATAACCAGCAGGTCGAGCACCCACACAGACCGCCCCATTACCCTCTCGACTCCTCCGCACCCACCACCCCGGACGACCCCACGCGCAGCCTGCATAAGGCCCTGGCGCTGGAGGGGTTGAGAGACTGGTATCTGCGGAACGCGCTGGGGCAGACGGCCAACGGAGGGAAGGGTAAAGACGGGACGCAGACTCAGCGCAGGCGTACCACGTCCTCTCTGCACAACTCACAGCCCCATCCGCCCCTCAAACACCAGCCACAGTCTTTCCAAACAGACACGTCGTATCCACACATGCCCCAGTCTGCCACGTTTCATGGACACCCTCTACACGGCAG GTCGATGGA